One genomic window of Solanum stenotomum isolate F172 chromosome 9, ASM1918654v1, whole genome shotgun sequence includes the following:
- the LOC125877540 gene encoding uncharacterized protein LOC125877540, whose amino-acid sequence MDDANTNRIYNYEDTGWEENRSKNLHDPLLMANVKDGKKKNDFASSSKIDNPNELHVRHVNGNILRFGIKEFAMITGLKCIGDPNDFQYPNTSKSSLIQKYFPNLVKSNSVSKARLVNRFLQGNWDNDQDVFHMGILYFLNTFVLSQLPESPIHVNDFLLVEDGTYEHFPWGQRAFSRLMMSWRKERTKVKQLYRLSGMPYALNVWVYECASNACTNIQPTREELIILQLPDNLVVSHTKNSLSADKPTKAGSDDIPGFKDFSSKLSDQIVRRMKQRISGTSFTPPPPPKRRKKVVLTKQAMEQSEQSPVIEKEPFHILDSADPSSDPKENKDFSEIKYVKQYLTKYVDNKFDDLKVFIKDNLKVLMKSVRKIKRKKKTARSLPISDEEVIEEDNVNQPETTNQFVEHNSPIDMEFVNNVLIDNPDVEVEEETQDDDTLKDKRGNDDLSEPLSTMDVPLAGNFDDTSKDPQAGEEVSDEVRYNKKYRVAYQDDVVDLDTQKNEQSSAVQDVDDNIPLPDKVLVNIDTSDSTTSTSISAGTQKAIYVLIAGLHSPLCVQPLSAVKSHSLTGTHQFNQMPSRILQSPYVTEFDSTDKGKQKVEEEVFPISPFDGFGISFQFLSNLFDEYSKWISKGLLKNHASEKSMDDKYRAKLALFGFEHMDFVFAFAKNKKWFYAISQPKNADISDEHIDVVLYYLRKKSKLRSPNEYRFTTINCLFKTFINDVYNRYYCSASDDNLTTQEHMARGAVVSAIERSIINIIKEFFIPAGLPWHLVDEVYIPANSDGEFHWVLAVVVLKERLIRVYDSSMGTRVKEPCGEIKKVGDYAVIFPS is encoded by the exons ATGGATGATGCTAACACTAATCGGATATATAACTATGAAGATACTGGTTGGGAGGAGAACAGATCCAAAAACCTACACGACCCATTGTTAATGGCGAATGTAAAAGATGGAAAGAAGAAAAACGATTTTGCTTCATCTTCAAAAATC GATAACCCTAACGAGCTTCATGTTCGGCATGTGAATGGGAATATTTTGCGCTTCGGTATAAAAGAATTTGCTATGATAACGGGATTGAAATGCATTGGAGATCCCAATGACTTTCAGTATCCCAATACCTCAAAGAGCAGCCTTATTCAGAAATATTTTCCGAATTTAGTAAAGTCTAATAGTGTGAGTAAGGCACGACTTGTTAACCGTTTTCTTCAAGGTAATTGGGACAACGATCAGGATGTTTTCCACATGGGAATTCTCTACTTCCTCAACACATTTGTTCTCTCACAACTACCTGAATCACCCATCCATGTTAATGACTTCTTGTTGGTTGAAGACGGTACATATGAACATTTTCCTTGGGGACAACGTGCATTTTCAAGGTTAATGATGTCATGGAGGAAAGAGAGAACCAAAGTTAAGCAGTTGTATCGTTTAAGTGGCATGCCCTATGCTTTAAATGTGTGGGTGTATGAATGTGCATCT AATGCATGTACCAACATACAACCGACTCGTGAGGAGTTAATTATACTTCAGTTGCCGGACAATCTGGTTGTCTCTCATACCAAAAATTCTTTGTCTGCTGATAAACCTACAAAAGCTGGATCGGATGACATTCCTGGGTTTAAGGATTTCTCCTCTAAACTATCGGATCAGATTGTTAGGAGGA TGAAACAACGCATATCTGGTACATCATTTACACCCCCTCCCCCTccgaagagaagaaagaaagttGTTTTGACCAAACAAGCAATGGAACAATCAGAGCAGTCCCCTGTGATAGAAAAAGAACCATTCCATATTCTAGATTCAGCTGATCCTTCATCTGATCCCAAAGAAAACAAAGATTTTTCAGAAATCAAATATGTTAAGCAATATTTGACGAAATAT GTGGACAATAAGTTTGATGATCTTAAAGTCTTTATCAAAGATAATCTCAAAGTTCTGATGAAATCAGTCCGGAAGATAAAACGGAAG AAAAAAACTGCCAGATCACTTCCAATCTCGGATGAAGAGGTAATCGAAGAAGATAATGTGAATCAACCTGAAACTACTAATCAATTTGTTGAACATAATTCTCCAATTGATATGGAGTTTGTCAACAACGTCCTCATTGATAACCCTGATGTAGaggttgaagaagaaacacaG GATGATGATACATTAAAGGATAAAAGAGGCAACGATGATCTATCGGAACCACTATCTACAATGGATGTTCCTCTTGCAGGAAAT tTTGATGATACATCAAAAGATCCACAAGCTGGTGAGGAAGTATCCGATGAAGTT cgttataacaaaaaatatcgTGTTGCTTATCAGGATGATGTAGTAGATCTTGACACACAAAAAAATGAGCAATCATCTGCGGTTCAAGATGTTGATGATAACATCCCACTTCCAGACAAAGTTCTAGTAAACATTGATACATCG gATTCTACCACATCGACATCCATTTCTGCTGGAACTCAAAAAGCTATATACGTACTTATTGCAGGTCTTCATAGTCCTTTGTGTGTTCAACCATTGAGTGCTGTCAAGTCACATTCATTGACCGGTACACATCAATTT AATCAGATGCCATCAAGAATTCTTCAATCTCCATATGTGACTGAATTTGATTCTACTgacaaaggaaaacaaaaagttgaagaagaagtttTCCCGATCTCCCCATTTGATGGATTTggtatttcttttcaatttttgtcaaatttattCGACGAATACTCCAAATGGATCTCTAAAGGCCTCCTTAAAAATCATGCCAGCGA aaaatcaATGGATGATAAATACAGAGCCAAATTAGCTTTATTTGGATTTGAACACATGGACTTTGTATTTGCTTTTGCCAAGAATAAAAAATGGTTTTATGCCATATCTCAGCCAAAAAATGCTGATATATCAG ATGAG CACATCGATGTAGTTTTGTACTACTTAAGGAAGAAGTCAAAATTGCGCAGCCCTAATGAGTACCGATTCACCACTATCAATTGCTTATTCAAGACTTTTATTAATGATGTATACAATAGGTACTACTGCAGCGCTTCTGATGATAATTTAACTACGCAAGAACACATGGCGCGTGGTGCTGTTGTATCTGCAATCGAGAGGTCAATTATAAACATAATCAAAGAATTTTTCATCCCGGCTGGATTACCATGGCATCTAGTTGATGAGGTATACATTCCGGCGAACTCAGATGGTGAGTTCCATTGGGTGTTGGCTGTTGTTGTTTTAAAAGAGAGGCTCATTCGCGTATACGATTCATCAATGGGTACAAGAGTAAAAGAGCCATGTGGTGAGATAAAAAAAGTTGGTGACTATGCTGTCATCTTTCCTTCATGA